The following are encoded together in the uncultured Sphaerochaeta sp. genome:
- a CDS encoding uracil-DNA glycosylase yields MGEREEKREQLASALMDFIHLCDEAEAVIGSKDVTYSERVDFSSVVDTVLPLPLDKDSIQGTNLKQLEALVSRCSKCRLSESRLHTVFGEGVVPARLMVIGEGPGAEEDASGRAFVGRAGKYLDSWLSSISLDRETNVYIANIVKCRPPENRNPQSDEVIACIGYLKRQIQLVKPEIILLVGSVAARSLLDVTDGVGKLRGRFHRYEGVPVLVTYHPAGVLRNPEYRRPVWEDLKKVAAYLNIQLPRRS; encoded by the coding sequence ATGGGTGAGCGTGAAGAGAAAAGAGAACAGTTGGCTTCTGCTCTGATGGACTTTATCCATCTCTGTGATGAAGCGGAGGCGGTAATAGGGAGCAAGGATGTAACCTACAGCGAACGTGTGGACTTCTCTTCAGTAGTTGATACAGTGCTCCCACTTCCATTGGACAAGGATTCCATTCAAGGAACCAACCTCAAACAGCTTGAAGCCTTGGTCAGCAGATGTTCCAAGTGTAGACTCAGTGAGAGCCGCCTCCATACGGTTTTTGGGGAGGGCGTTGTACCTGCCCGTCTGATGGTTATCGGAGAAGGGCCTGGCGCCGAGGAAGATGCTTCAGGACGTGCGTTTGTAGGAAGAGCAGGGAAGTATCTTGACAGTTGGCTCTCTTCCATATCCCTGGACCGTGAAACCAATGTCTACATTGCCAACATAGTTAAATGCCGCCCTCCGGAGAATCGGAATCCCCAAAGTGATGAAGTAATAGCCTGTATTGGGTATCTCAAGCGACAGATTCAACTTGTCAAGCCGGAGATCATCTTGCTTGTAGGATCAGTTGCAGCTCGTTCCCTGTTGGACGTTACCGATGGCGTAGGAAAGTTGCGCGGAAGGTTCCACCGGTATGAAGGGGTTCCTGTATTGGTGACCTATCACCCGGCAGGGGTGTTGCGAAATCCTGAATATCGGAGACCGGTTTGGGAAGACCTGAAAAAAGTAGCAGCATATTTGAATATCCAGCTCCCCAGGAGGTCGTGA